The Methylomarinum vadi genome has a window encoding:
- a CDS encoding carbohydrate porin, which yields MEYPDSFASALTGNWSGVRTTALQHGIRFDIANSGDLLANSRGVRADIRYANLLETAFTADIDTLAGWPGGTLYIMAIASLGGDSAETNGSISAPSNLTAADGFKLFEAWYEQSVFDDRVGILAGLYAVDSEFDVKGTADVFLNGAFGTGLDLSETGINGPSVFPVTSLGVRVRANLSQEVTVRVAVLDGVPGDPNDSSGTQISLKGADGLLIMSEINYQPEQFDFLRFGLGSWLYTAEFKDLLDTYANGDPVRRNGTYGVYGFVEGVIFTETEARDQGLSAFLRMGGADEDVNQIARFYGAGLVYTGLIPNRDDDIVGLGIAVGVNGEKYKRARQSGGVAVRDAEIALELTYRAQLMRWFSFQPVLQYYINPGANPALNDSLVGGFRYSINF from the coding sequence TTGGAATATCCAGACTCTTTTGCCTCTGCATTGACCGGAAATTGGAGCGGTGTTCGAACGACGGCGCTGCAACACGGAATCCGCTTCGATATTGCCAACTCCGGCGATTTACTGGCCAACTCGCGTGGAGTAAGAGCCGATATCCGTTATGCTAACCTGTTGGAAACCGCTTTCACGGCCGATATCGACACGTTAGCGGGGTGGCCCGGCGGCACGCTTTATATTATGGCCATCGCTTCCCTGGGTGGAGACTCGGCCGAGACGAACGGCAGCATTAGCGCGCCCAGTAATCTGACGGCCGCCGATGGCTTCAAGCTGTTCGAAGCCTGGTATGAACAAAGCGTGTTTGACGATAGGGTCGGTATCTTGGCAGGACTTTACGCCGTCGATTCCGAATTCGATGTCAAGGGAACCGCCGACGTTTTTCTTAACGGCGCCTTCGGTACGGGCCTGGATTTGTCCGAAACCGGTATTAACGGTCCTTCGGTTTTTCCGGTGACCTCTCTCGGCGTCAGGGTACGCGCTAATCTCAGCCAGGAAGTCACGGTGCGGGTGGCCGTTTTGGACGGCGTACCGGGCGATCCAAACGACTCCTCCGGGACACAGATCAGTCTGAAAGGGGCCGATGGCCTGCTCATCATGAGCGAAATCAATTATCAACCCGAACAGTTCGATTTCCTGCGCTTCGGATTGGGGTCATGGTTGTACACCGCCGAGTTTAAGGATCTGCTCGACACCTATGCTAATGGCGATCCTGTGCGCCGAAATGGCACTTACGGTGTTTATGGCTTTGTCGAAGGGGTGATCTTCACTGAAACGGAGGCGCGTGACCAGGGGCTGAGCGCTTTTCTCCGCATGGGCGGAGCCGACGAGGACGTCAATCAAATAGCAAGATTTTATGGTGCCGGTTTGGTCTACACCGGCCTGATCCCCAATCGCGACGACGATATAGTGGGTTTGGGCATCGCCGTGGGCGTCAACGGCGAAAAATATAAACGCGCTCGGCAAAGCGGCGGAGTCGCGGTCAGGGATGCGGAAATCGCCTTGGAACTGACGTATAGGGCTCAGCTCATGCGATGGTTCAGCTTTCAGCCGGTTCTCCAGTATTATATTAATCCCGGCGCTAATCCCGCCTTGAACGACAGTCTTGTCGGCGGCTTCAGGTACAGCATAAATTTCTGA
- a CDS encoding FeoA family protein, with amino-acid sequence MNDRQLIPLVQLAAGKHAIVRDIQGGSDFSGRLAGMGLAKGTDIEILQNSERGPILVRTHESRIALGRGEALKILVQETDDEPAN; translated from the coding sequence ATGAACGACCGCCAACTAATTCCTCTCGTCCAACTCGCAGCCGGCAAGCACGCGATCGTCCGGGATATCCAAGGCGGCTCGGATTTCTCCGGCCGCCTGGCGGGAATGGGACTGGCGAAGGGAACGGACATCGAGATACTGCAGAATTCAGAACGAGGCCCAATACTGGTGCGCACGCACGAAAGCCGTATTGCCTTAGGTCGGGGAGAGGCCTTGAAGATTCTGGTGCAGGAAACTGACGATGAACCGGCCAACTGA
- a CDS encoding D-alanyl-D-alanine carboxypeptidase/D-alanyl-D-alanine-endopeptidase has protein sequence MKFIVMCVIALTLFSPVSSNAGEALSAFSRLDNAGLIILDSSGRTVLADHADRPLIPASTTKLPTAWMALKHWGEDYRFRTHFYLDEAGTTLWVKGSGDPYLVSEELEIIARKLKQRGLKQIEAIGLDTAIFEQDLLLPGTGATNNPYDAVPSAVAANFNTLNLKKVGGRVRSAEAHTPLTEYGKRLADSLGNGILRVNTGPNPRNAERYFAELLAAFLRKQGVQVGSRIVYGQVPNRPVFYTHVNGKTLGEIVRTMLKYSTNFIANQLILMLVAETSQRPANSAEVQRYMEEALFRRFAWENFSLADGAGLSRGNRLSPQQLTELLQAFRRWKHLLPEIEPGIYAKSGTLNGVSALAGYFVKGSEWRPFAIIMNERVPYRLRNRIARELSRRQSANLAGVFD, from the coding sequence ATGAAATTTATAGTGATGTGCGTAATTGCATTGACGCTTTTTTCACCTGTTTCGAGCAATGCCGGCGAGGCGTTATCGGCTTTTTCCAGACTTGATAATGCGGGTTTGATCATTTTAGATTCCAGTGGCCGGACTGTTCTTGCCGATCATGCCGACAGGCCGTTGATTCCGGCCTCGACAACCAAGCTTCCGACTGCCTGGATGGCGTTAAAACATTGGGGGGAAGATTATCGCTTTCGTACCCATTTTTATCTGGACGAGGCGGGCACAACTCTATGGGTCAAAGGCAGCGGCGATCCTTATTTGGTTTCGGAAGAACTGGAGATCATTGCGAGAAAACTTAAGCAGAGAGGCTTGAAACAAATCGAAGCCATCGGCCTGGATACGGCGATATTCGAACAGGATTTGCTGCTGCCGGGCACCGGCGCGACCAACAATCCCTACGATGCGGTGCCCAGTGCCGTTGCCGCGAATTTCAACACGCTAAACCTTAAAAAGGTCGGTGGCCGCGTGAGGTCAGCCGAAGCCCACACGCCTTTGACCGAGTATGGGAAACGTTTAGCGGACTCTCTGGGGAATGGGATATTGCGGGTCAATACCGGCCCGAATCCGCGCAACGCCGAGCGATATTTTGCCGAGCTGCTGGCCGCTTTTTTACGGAAGCAAGGTGTCCAAGTAGGTTCCCGAATCGTGTATGGCCAGGTTCCTAACCGGCCTGTTTTTTATACGCATGTGAATGGCAAGACGCTGGGCGAGATCGTACGCACGATGCTAAAATATTCCACGAATTTCATCGCCAACCAATTAATCCTGATGCTGGTTGCGGAAACGTCTCAACGTCCGGCCAACAGCGCCGAAGTGCAACGGTACATGGAAGAAGCGCTGTTTCGCCGCTTTGCTTGGGAAAATTTCTCGTTGGCGGATGGCGCCGGCTTGTCCCGCGGTAACCGCCTGTCACCGCAACAATTGACCGAGCTGTTACAGGCTTTTCGCCGTTGGAAGCACTTGTTACCGGAAATCGAACCCGGCATCTATGCGAAATCGGGAACGTTAAACGGTGTTAGCGCGTTGGCGGGATATTTTGTTAAAGGCAGCGAATGGCGGCCCTTTGCCATCATCATGAACGAAAGAGTGCCTTATCGCTTGAGAAACCGCATCGCCCGAGAGCTTTCGAGACGGCAAAGCGCCAATCTTGCCGGCGTTTTCGATTAG
- a CDS encoding DUF488 domain-containing protein, whose protein sequence is MQHPDQYKLKIKRVYEPPDEYDGRRILVDRLWPRGLTKEKASIDLWLKDIAPNTELRKWFGHDQSKWEEFKERYLAELKSNHEQIQTLKQELDKGDVTLVYAAKDADRNHAIVLLENSWLFR, encoded by the coding sequence ATGCAACACCCGGATCAATACAAACTCAAGATTAAAAGGGTCTATGAACCGCCGGACGAATATGACGGCCGGCGAATCCTCGTGGACAGACTCTGGCCGCGTGGGTTGACAAAGGAAAAAGCGAGTATCGATCTGTGGCTAAAAGATATCGCCCCTAACACGGAGCTCCGAAAATGGTTTGGCCACGACCAGAGCAAATGGGAAGAGTTCAAGGAACGGTATCTCGCAGAACTCAAGAGCAACCACGAGCAAATCCAAACCTTAAAACAGGAGCTGGACAAGGGTGACGTAACGCTGGTCTATGCGGCAAAGGACGCAGATCGTAATCATGCTATCGTGCTGCTTGAAAACAGTTGGCTTTTCCGCTAA
- the feoB gene encoding ferrous iron transport protein B — protein sequence MNRPTEPTSHKQTLLVGLAGQPNVGKSTVFNLLTGLSQHVGNWPGKTVERKEGSLIHNNTRLRLIDLPGTYSLTAHSLEERVARDFIIEERPDVIVMVADASSLERNLYLLAELLSLRASVVLALNMLDVAEDQGIKIEAHVLEAALGLPVVPIVATRNQGMTELIAAIERLASHPDSFQPARPRIAAPHRQVFKQLKTMVAEQVPSPFDPDWVALKLLEGDAEITHKAKDWSGQQRWPKIEALLHAHEDAVLDIASGRYAWIGRMVRAAVIRPRLGQVSLTDKLDRIAVHPLWGLVLLFSVFAAVFWLTFTLAVPLQEWLDVTAIGQAQATVRQLLADAPTWLTALVAEGVLGGAGLVLTFLPVLALFFALLALLEDTGYLARSAYLMDRFMHALGLHGKSFLPLFLGFGCNVPAVMGARVVESRSGQLLTILLAPLVPCSARLVVLAFLAPAFFGTAALLVVLALVMLNLVVLALLGIMLNRTLFRGQHMAFIMELPLYHMPNARTIAAFVWHNTWAFARKAGSLILIASVLIWALSYFPSGDLEQSYLARLGQGIAPLGDLMGMDWRMLVALIAGFVAKENVIVTLGILYGQGGSGLIPTLAAQVAPASALAFMTVTMLFIPCLATVAVMRQETGSWRWTLFGVTLLLVIALGAGILVYQGAKFLGMGG from the coding sequence ATGAACCGGCCAACTGAGCCCACGTCACACAAACAAACGCTGCTGGTAGGTCTGGCCGGGCAGCCCAACGTGGGCAAGTCCACGGTCTTCAACCTGTTGACGGGGCTTTCCCAGCACGTCGGCAACTGGCCAGGCAAGACCGTGGAGCGTAAGGAAGGCTCACTGATTCACAATAACACACGGCTGCGCCTGATCGATCTGCCGGGAACCTATAGCCTGACGGCGCACAGCCTTGAGGAACGCGTCGCGCGCGATTTCATCATCGAAGAGCGGCCCGACGTCATCGTGATGGTGGCCGACGCCTCGTCGCTGGAGCGCAACCTTTATCTGCTTGCCGAGTTGCTGAGCCTGCGGGCGTCGGTCGTGCTGGCGCTGAATATGCTGGATGTCGCCGAGGACCAGGGCATTAAGATCGAAGCGCATGTGCTGGAAGCCGCGCTGGGCTTGCCGGTTGTTCCCATCGTCGCGACCCGCAACCAAGGGATGACCGAACTCATCGCCGCCATCGAGCGACTGGCCAGCCATCCGGACAGCTTCCAACCGGCGCGTCCGCGGATTGCCGCTCCGCACCGTCAGGTATTCAAGCAATTGAAGACGATGGTCGCCGAACAGGTTCCGTCGCCGTTCGATCCGGATTGGGTCGCACTCAAGCTGCTGGAAGGCGATGCCGAAATCACTCACAAAGCCAAAGACTGGAGCGGTCAACAACGCTGGCCTAAGATCGAAGCCCTGCTGCACGCGCATGAAGACGCGGTGCTCGACATAGCCAGCGGCCGCTACGCATGGATAGGCCGTATGGTGCGGGCCGCCGTGATCCGCCCGCGCCTCGGCCAAGTGAGTCTGACCGATAAACTGGACCGTATCGCGGTGCATCCGTTATGGGGCTTAGTCTTGCTCTTCAGTGTTTTCGCGGCCGTATTCTGGCTGACGTTCACGCTCGCGGTCCCGCTGCAGGAATGGCTGGACGTCACCGCGATCGGACAGGCGCAGGCGACGGTGCGGCAGTTACTCGCCGACGCGCCTACCTGGCTCACAGCCCTCGTCGCCGAAGGCGTGTTAGGCGGCGCTGGCCTGGTCCTGACGTTCCTGCCTGTACTTGCGCTGTTCTTCGCCCTCTTGGCACTGTTGGAAGACACCGGTTATCTCGCCCGCAGCGCCTATCTGATGGACCGCTTCATGCACGCGCTCGGACTGCACGGCAAGAGTTTCCTGCCGCTGTTTCTCGGCTTCGGCTGCAACGTGCCGGCGGTCATGGGCGCGCGGGTGGTCGAATCGCGGAGCGGCCAATTGTTGACCATTCTGCTCGCGCCGTTGGTGCCATGCAGCGCTCGACTGGTCGTGCTCGCCTTTCTCGCTCCGGCTTTCTTCGGCACAGCGGCACTACTAGTCGTACTCGCCCTGGTCATGTTGAACCTGGTGGTGCTGGCGCTGCTGGGCATCATGCTCAACCGTACGCTGTTTCGCGGCCAACACATGGCCTTCATCATGGAACTGCCGCTCTATCATATGCCAAACGCCCGCACCATCGCCGCCTTTGTCTGGCATAACACCTGGGCCTTCGCGCGCAAGGCCGGCAGCCTGATCCTGATCGCGTCGGTGCTGATCTGGGCGTTGAGCTATTTCCCTAGCGGCGACCTCGAACAGAGTTATCTCGCCCGCCTCGGACAGGGAATCGCGCCGCTCGGCGACTTGATGGGCATGGACTGGCGCATGCTGGTGGCGCTGATCGCCGGTTTCGTCGCCAAGGAGAACGTCATTGTCACGCTCGGCATCCTCTACGGCCAAGGCGGAAGCGGCCTGATCCCCACGCTCGCCGCCCAGGTCGCTCCCGCCTCGGCGCTCGCCTTCATGACCGTGACGATGCTGTTCATCCCCTGCCTGGCCACCGTGGCGGTGATGCGCCAAGAAACCGGAAGTTGGCGTTGGACATTGTTCGGCGTAACGCTGCTGCTGGTGATCGCACTGGGCGCCGGCATCCTGGTCTATCAGGGGGCAAAATTCCTGGGGATGGGCGGCTAA
- a CDS encoding ferritin-like domain-containing protein codes for MTDLSETEIHALNEALDDEYRAFATYNQVIADFGEVPPFSNIRAAEGRHIDALFVLFTRYGLTIPENSWPGKVQRYTSLQQACEAGIAAEIANEDMYQRLLRATEHPDILRVFRNLQEASQQRHLPAFQRCAQSSATGGHGRGAGRHRGRKGQA; via the coding sequence ATGACCGATTTATCGGAAACCGAAATCCACGCGCTGAACGAGGCCCTCGATGACGAATACCGCGCCTTCGCGACCTATAACCAGGTGATTGCCGACTTCGGTGAGGTGCCTCCGTTCAGCAATATCCGCGCTGCCGAGGGGCGACATATCGATGCCCTTTTCGTGCTGTTCACGCGCTATGGTCTGACCATACCCGAGAATTCCTGGCCGGGCAAGGTTCAGCGCTATACCAGTCTGCAACAAGCCTGCGAAGCCGGTATCGCCGCCGAAATCGCCAACGAAGACATGTATCAGCGGCTGCTTCGTGCGACGGAGCACCCGGATATACTCAGAGTGTTCCGTAATCTCCAGGAAGCGTCACAGCAGCGCCACCTGCCGGCCTTTCAACGCTGCGCGCAGAGTTCCGCGACTGGCGGGCATGGACGCGGCGCGGGACGACATAGGGGACGCAAGGGACAAGCATGA
- a CDS encoding efflux RND transporter permease subunit — translation MLNLLIRQAIEHRVLILIATLALSIWGWISAQQTALDAIPDLSDVQVIIRTPYPGQSPKIVEDQVTHPIASAMQAVPGAEVVRGYSFFGDSYLYIIFKDGTDLYWARSRVLEYLNQIQASLPADAYPRLGPDASGVGWVYSYALVDRSGRHDISQLRSLQDSFLKLELQSVPGVAEVASIGGMVRQYQVIVHPDKLIAHQLTLTQVSDAIRKNNQETGGSVIEQAEAEYMIHTQGYLTSVRDIEMIPVRRLANGGVITLRDLATVQIGPEMRRAATDLDGAGEVAGGIVVMRHGENALSTITAVKKRLAQLRQGLPEGVELVTTYDRSELIENALANLSDKLMLEFLFIALVCGIFLFHLRSALIAVISLPVGVLTAFIVMRWQGVSANIMSLGGIAIAIGTMTDAAIVMIENAHKHLQGWRQQHPGRQPTSTEHWQLIQQACEEVGPALFFSLLIITCSFIPVFTLEAQEGRLFSPLAFTKTYAMAAAAILAVTLIPVLLGYLIRGNLPDESDNPLNRWLNRRYRQALAWMIARSNKTLTWATLILISVWLPVFGLSSILSPLKWPVELITQSPEDNRYLQQVNTWQHQFESFWQRAFRHVPGLARLSTGIGTEFMPPLFEGDLMYMPTTLPGIAIGKAQELLQQTNRLIASVPEVERVFGKVGRAETATDPAPLNMIETLIRLKSRQQWREGMTLEKLIAELDALVYLPGLSNAWVMPIKTRIDMMATGIKTPLGIKISGDSPDVIEHIGRDIENALNNVAGTRSVIAERVSGGRYIEIIPDRKQLSLLGLNIADINALIQTAVGGSNVSFVVEGTQRYPLNLRFPRELRDDIEELKEMTLLTSTGQLIALGQVADIKIVSGPPVYKTENARLQGWVFIDTDDGDLGRYIAAAHQALQATVDIPAGYAVSWDGQYRAMERAADKLARLIPLTLLSIVVLLYFIFANVGQILIVLLTLPFALVGGFWLMFLLDYRLSVASAVGFIALAGMAIEFGVIMQLYLDKAIADYSARGRLNNHEDLTQAILAGAVQRMRPKAMTVAIIIFGLLPMMYGHGAGSDVLQRIATPILGGMITAPLLSLFIIPVIYLRWQGRRLG, via the coding sequence ATGTTGAATCTACTGATACGCCAAGCGATCGAGCATCGCGTATTGATCTTAATCGCGACGTTGGCGCTGAGCATTTGGGGCTGGATTTCGGCGCAACAAACGGCGCTGGATGCGATACCGGATTTATCGGATGTGCAAGTCATCATCCGCACCCCTTATCCGGGGCAATCGCCCAAAATCGTCGAGGACCAGGTTACCCATCCCATTGCCTCCGCGATGCAGGCGGTACCGGGCGCAGAGGTCGTGCGCGGTTATTCGTTTTTCGGCGATTCCTACCTTTATATTATTTTTAAGGACGGCACCGATCTTTATTGGGCGCGCTCGCGCGTGCTGGAATATTTGAATCAGATTCAGGCGAGTTTGCCTGCCGATGCCTATCCGCGCCTGGGCCCCGATGCGTCGGGTGTGGGCTGGGTGTATTCCTACGCGCTGGTCGACCGTAGCGGTAGGCACGATATTTCGCAATTGCGGAGTCTGCAGGACAGCTTTTTAAAACTGGAGTTGCAAAGCGTGCCAGGTGTCGCCGAAGTCGCGTCGATAGGCGGCATGGTCCGCCAGTATCAAGTGATCGTGCATCCGGACAAATTGATCGCCCATCAGCTGACGCTGACTCAGGTCAGCGACGCGATCCGCAAGAATAATCAGGAAACGGGTGGCTCGGTGATCGAACAGGCCGAGGCCGAATACATGATTCATACCCAGGGTTATCTGACGTCTGTCAGGGACATTGAGATGATCCCGGTACGGCGGCTTGCAAACGGCGGCGTGATAACGCTACGCGATCTGGCGACTGTGCAGATCGGGCCCGAAATGCGGCGCGCCGCCACCGATCTTGATGGCGCAGGCGAAGTCGCCGGCGGCATTGTCGTGATGCGGCATGGTGAGAATGCCTTGTCTACGATAACGGCAGTCAAAAAAAGATTGGCGCAGCTGCGTCAAGGCTTGCCGGAAGGCGTCGAGCTGGTCACGACCTATGACCGTTCCGAACTGATTGAAAACGCACTCGCCAATCTGAGCGATAAACTGATGCTGGAATTTTTGTTCATCGCCTTGGTTTGCGGCATCTTTCTGTTTCATCTGCGCTCGGCGTTGATCGCGGTGATCTCGCTGCCGGTCGGCGTGTTAACGGCCTTCATCGTCATGCGCTGGCAAGGCGTCAGCGCCAATATCATGTCGCTGGGCGGCATCGCGATCGCGATCGGCACGATGACGGACGCCGCGATCGTCATGATCGAAAACGCCCATAAACATCTGCAAGGCTGGCGGCAACAACATCCGGGTCGGCAGCCGACATCGACAGAGCATTGGCAATTGATCCAACAGGCCTGCGAGGAAGTCGGGCCGGCGTTGTTCTTTTCGTTGCTGATCATCACCTGCAGCTTCATTCCGGTTTTCACGTTGGAGGCCCAGGAGGGGCGTCTGTTTTCGCCGCTGGCCTTCACGAAGACTTATGCGATGGCGGCCGCCGCGATTTTGGCCGTCACGTTAATTCCGGTGCTGTTGGGTTATCTGATTCGCGGCAATTTGCCGGATGAATCGGACAATCCGCTCAACCGCTGGCTGAACCGGCGTTACCGGCAAGCGCTGGCGTGGATGATCGCACGTTCGAACAAGACCTTGACATGGGCCACGCTGATCCTGATCAGTGTTTGGTTGCCGGTTTTTGGACTCAGTAGCATTTTATCACCGTTGAAATGGCCGGTAGAGCTGATCACTCAAAGTCCTGAAGACAACCGGTATCTGCAACAAGTGAATACCTGGCAGCACCAATTTGAGAGTTTTTGGCAACGGGCTTTTCGGCATGTGCCTGGATTGGCGAGGCTCTCGACAGGCATCGGCACCGAGTTCATGCCGCCTTTGTTCGAAGGCGACCTGATGTATATGCCGACGACCTTGCCGGGCATTGCGATAGGTAAGGCGCAAGAACTGTTGCAACAGACCAATCGCCTGATAGCCAGTGTGCCCGAGGTCGAACGCGTCTTCGGTAAAGTCGGGCGGGCCGAGACCGCGACCGATCCGGCCCCGCTGAATATGATCGAAACGCTGATCCGGCTCAAGTCCCGGCAACAATGGCGAGAAGGCATGACCCTAGAAAAACTGATTGCCGAATTGGATGCCTTAGTCTATTTGCCAGGGTTGAGCAATGCCTGGGTTATGCCGATCAAGACCCGCATCGATATGATGGCGACCGGCATCAAAACGCCGTTAGGCATAAAGATTTCCGGTGACAGTCCGGACGTCATCGAGCATATCGGCCGCGACATCGAAAACGCCTTGAATAATGTCGCCGGCACCCGTTCGGTGATCGCCGAACGCGTCAGCGGCGGACGTTACATCGAAATCATTCCGGACCGGAAACAATTGAGTTTGCTCGGGCTGAATATCGCCGACATCAACGCGCTGATACAGACTGCTGTCGGTGGCAGCAACGTTTCTTTTGTCGTCGAAGGTACGCAGCGTTATCCGCTGAACCTCAGATTTCCCCGCGAGCTGAGAGACGATATTGAGGAATTGAAAGAGATGACGCTGTTGACTTCAACCGGTCAGCTGATCGCGTTGGGGCAGGTCGCCGACATCAAAATCGTCAGCGGCCCGCCGGTTTATAAAACCGAAAACGCCCGCTTGCAGGGATGGGTCTTTATCGATACCGACGACGGCGATTTAGGCCGCTATATCGCGGCCGCGCATCAAGCCTTGCAAGCGACGGTGGACATCCCGGCCGGTTACGCCGTCAGTTGGGATGGCCAATATCGAGCCATGGAACGGGCCGCAGATAAACTGGCCCGGTTGATTCCGTTGACGCTGCTGAGCATCGTCGTGTTGCTGTATTTCATTTTCGCTAATGTCGGCCAAATATTGATCGTGCTGCTGACCTTGCCGTTTGCGTTGGTGGGCGGATTTTGGCTGATGTTTTTATTGGATTATCGGTTGTCGGTGGCCTCGGCGGTCGGATTCATCGCCCTTGCCGGCATGGCGATCGAATTCGGCGTCATCATGCAGCTTTATCTGGACAAGGCGATTGCGGACTATTCGGCCCGAGGACGACTGAACAACCACGAGGATTTAACTCAAGCCATTCTGGCTGGCGCCGTACAGCGCATGCGCCCGAAAGCAATGACCGTTGCGATCATTATTTTCGGCCTGCTGCCGATGATGTACGGACATGGCGCGGGTTCCGATGTCCTGCAGCGGATCGCGACGCCGATACTCGGCGGCATGATCACGGCGCCGTTGCTGTCGCTGTTCATCATTCCTGTGATTTACTTACGTTGGCAAGGTCGTCGATTGGGGTGA
- a CDS encoding DUF2061 domain-containing protein: MKEPNTNELHRRTLVKSLLWRLIGIVWTWIGAYLILLFIPPSRQSAALIATLIVVYHHSTRMIMYYVYERIWASIAWGRSTSPCPMTRKEKVLWAFGTVAALTLLFLLLLEIQPNIDEEKRSAQFFSPQSTTLPT; encoded by the coding sequence ATGAAAGAACCGAACACCAATGAACTGCACCGTCGTACCCTCGTAAAATCGCTGCTCTGGCGCCTGATTGGCATCGTATGGACCTGGATCGGAGCATACCTTATTCTCCTTTTTATTCCGCCCTCTCGCCAGTCGGCAGCCCTGATCGCCACTCTTATCGTCGTCTACCACCACTCCACGCGCATGATCATGTACTATGTGTACGAGCGCATCTGGGCCTCGATCGCTTGGGGCCGCAGCACTAGCCCATGTCCGATGACCAGAAAAGAGAAGGTTCTTTGGGCTTTTGGCACCGTCGCCGCCCTGACCCTGCTGTTCTTGCTGCTGCTGGAAATCCAGCCGAATATCGACGAAGAAAAGCGTTCCGCGCAGTTTTTCTCACCCCAATCGACGACCTTGCCAACGTAA
- a CDS encoding c-type cytochrome: MIFAKRASWWSHSTLIAAMLGVGCNSTLHEEAMLRQAQAIGTECPPPRLTPQLPHAYYQKHNPFPATADNIALGKRLYERDMLPASCADCHGIEGDGQGPIGKYLRPPPTDFTCKELMDTLPDGRLFWVIQNGWGFFEMAPGHSRDTLKRPGRRPRYTYMHGHKNHLSEVQIWHLLLYIRSLSK, encoded by the coding sequence ATGATATTCGCTAAGCGGGCAAGTTGGTGGTCGCATTCGACCTTGATAGCGGCGATGCTCGGCGTCGGCTGCAACTCTACGCTGCACGAGGAAGCAATGCTCCGGCAGGCACAAGCCATCGGTACCGAATGTCCGCCGCCACGCTTAACGCCGCAGCTCCCACACGCTTATTACCAGAAGCATAACCCATTTCCGGCGACAGCCGACAACATTGCACTAGGAAAACGCTTATATGAGCGCGATATGCTACCTGCTTCATGTGCGGATTGTCATGGCATCGAAGGCGACGGGCAAGGGCCGATCGGCAAATACCTGCGGCCTCCGCCGACCGATTTTACCTGTAAAGAACTGATGGATACTTTACCCGACGGCCGCTTGTTTTGGGTGATTCAAAATGGATGGGGATTTTTTGAGATGGCGCCCGGCCACAGCCGGGACACGTTGAAACGGCCTGGCCGACGCCCCCGTTACACCTACATGCACGGTCACAAGAATCATTTGAGCGAGGTGCAGATTTGGCATTTGCTACTCTACATCAGGAGCCTGTCGAAATAA